A part of Deltaproteobacteria bacterium HGW-Deltaproteobacteria-4 genomic DNA contains:
- a CDS encoding GIY-YIG nuclease family protein: MNWQVYILLCSDNSLYTGITTDITRRFQQHVDGRGAKYFRGRQPLQVVYLEADHSRASASRREGFIKKLKRAEKEHFLLQQKSEAP, from the coding sequence CTGAACTGGCAGGTCTATATCCTCCTTTGCTCGGATAACTCCCTTTATACCGGGATCACGACGGATATCACAAGGCGCTTTCAACAGCATGTCGACGGGCGCGGCGCAAAATATTTTCGCGGGCGGCAGCCGTTGCAGGTGGTTTACCTTGAAGCAGACCACAGCCGCGCTTCTGCCAGCCGCCGAGAAGGTTTTATCAAAAAATTGAAACGCGCAGAAAAGGAGCACTTTCTATTACAGCAAAAGAGCGAGGCCCCCTGA
- a CDS encoding thioester oxidase → MKKESLITTTSGRYFLSDRIRDEVSFQSTPQAQGLPRPPVQKTFPAGSRIIPLPDRASWLIPPFNLEDAIADRQSHRHFTGEPLTLAELAFLLWATQGVRGTLHTAAVLRTVPSAGCRHPFETYLAVLHVEDLASGLYRYLPLEHALVHLREIDNLPARLVAASRGQRFCGQAAATFLWSVLPERTEWRYGEASYKVIALDAGHLCQNLYLACAAIKAGTCAIAAYNQTLADELLAVDGEKEFTIYIAPVGKVSASL, encoded by the coding sequence ATGAAAAAAGAATCGCTCATCACAACAACCAGCGGCCGCTACTTCCTCAGCGACCGGATCCGGGACGAAGTCAGTTTCCAAAGCACCCCTCAAGCGCAAGGTCTGCCCCGGCCACCGGTGCAAAAAACCTTTCCAGCCGGGAGCAGAATCATTCCCCTACCCGACCGTGCAAGCTGGTTGATACCTCCCTTTAATCTCGAAGACGCCATTGCCGACCGCCAGAGTCATCGCCACTTTACAGGGGAGCCTTTGACCCTCGCAGAACTCGCCTTTCTCCTTTGGGCGACACAAGGCGTAAGGGGAACGCTCCACACGGCAGCAGTACTGCGCACCGTTCCCTCGGCCGGCTGCCGTCACCCTTTCGAGACTTATCTTGCTGTTCTTCACGTCGAAGATCTCGCCAGCGGACTGTATCGTTATCTCCCTCTGGAACATGCTCTTGTCCACCTGCGTGAGATCGACAACCTGCCGGCTCGCCTCGTTGCTGCCAGTCGCGGCCAACGATTCTGTGGTCAGGCGGCAGCCACCTTTCTCTGGTCCGTCCTCCCGGAACGAACCGAATGGCGCTATGGCGAAGCTTCCTACAAAGTCATCGCTCTTGATGCCGGCCATCTTTGCCAGAATCTTTATCTCGCCTGCGCCGCCATCAAGGCCGGCACTTGCGCCATCGCCGCCTACAACCAGACCCTGGCGGATGAACTGCTGGCTGTTGACGGGGAGAAGGAGTTCACCATCTATATTGCACCGGTGGGGAAAGTTTCTGCGTCGCTATGA
- a CDS encoding ferritin, with protein sequence MVTPRLQDALNEQMKNEFFSAYLYMAMAGYFQSEDLPGFANWMRVQALEEMTHGEKFFAFLCDTQGRTDFRAFPAPNNDFASPLEAMTYGLKHENFVTDSINKLMDVASEENHHGAKIFMQWFVTEQIEEESNFSLIIRKLTRVEGDGRGLLMLDQELGARVFVPPTTGA encoded by the coding sequence ATGGTAACGCCGCGCTTGCAGGACGCTCTCAACGAGCAGATGAAGAATGAGTTCTTTTCCGCCTACCTGTACATGGCCATGGCCGGCTACTTTCAATCGGAAGATCTACCCGGCTTTGCCAACTGGATGCGGGTTCAGGCTTTAGAAGAGATGACACATGGCGAGAAGTTTTTCGCATTTCTCTGTGACACGCAGGGGCGTACCGACTTCCGCGCTTTTCCGGCGCCGAATAACGATTTTGCTTCGCCTCTCGAAGCGATGACCTACGGGCTCAAACACGAAAATTTCGTCACCGACAGTATTAACAAGCTCATGGATGTCGCTAGTGAAGAGAATCATCACGGGGCGAAGATCTTTATGCAGTGGTTTGTCACTGAACAGATCGAAGAAGAATCGAATTTCTCGTTGATCATCCGCAAGCTCACGCGGGTGGAAGGGGATGGTCGCGGTCTGCTCATGCTCGATCAGGAGTTGGGGGCGCGCGTCTTTGTGCCGCCGACGACCGGCGCCTGA